Proteins encoded together in one Staphylococcus aureus window:
- a CDS encoding CrcB family protein encodes MISIILVMIGGGFGAIARSAITDYFNHKFTSKLPIATLIVNLVGSFLIGLTIGLSISISWFPAFFVTGFLGGLTTFSTLAKELTLMMTPKFNINLFLNYSLLQFIIGFIACYIGYHI; translated from the coding sequence ATGATATCAATCATTTTAGTCATGATTGGCGGCGGTTTTGGCGCAATTGCTAGAAGTGCCATTACTGATTATTTTAATCATAAATTTACTTCAAAGTTACCTATCGCAACATTGATAGTAAATCTAGTTGGTAGTTTTTTAATTGGATTAACTATAGGCTTATCAATTTCAATCTCATGGTTCCCTGCGTTCTTTGTTACCGGTTTTTTAGGTGGCTTAACAACTTTCTCAACGTTAGCCAAAGAACTTACACTAATGATGACGCCAAAATTTAATATTAACCTTTTTCTCAATTATTCACTTTTACAATTCATCATTGGATTTATAGCTTGTTATATTGGCTATCATATTTAA
- the crcB gene encoding fluoride efflux transporter CrcB has translation MQYVYIFIGGALGALLRYLISFLNTDGGFPIGTLIANLTGAFVMGLLTALTIAFFSNHPTLKKAITTGFLGALTTFSTFQLELIHMFDHQQFITLLLYAVTSYVFGILLCYVGIKLGGGLS, from the coding sequence ATGCAATATGTATATATTTTTATCGGTGGTGCTTTAGGCGCTTTATTACGTTACCTCATTTCTTTTCTGAATACTGACGGAGGTTTTCCAATCGGAACACTGATAGCCAATTTGACTGGTGCCTTTGTAATGGGATTGCTAACAGCCTTAACAATTGCATTTTTTTCAAACCATCCGACCCTAAAAAAAGCTATTACGACTGGTTTTCTTGGTGCTTTAACGACTTTTTCAACATTTCAATTAGAATTAATACATATGTTTGATCATCAACAATTTATAACTTTACTACTATATGCTGTAACAAGTTATGTCTTTGGTATTTTGTTATGTTACGTCGGTATAAAACTAGGTGGTGGTTTATCATGA